AGCCAAGTATATACGTATGTAAACATGAATGAATATAAGTTGATAAGTAAGTTAGTGGTTTACGTACTATTAATTCCTGCCTGCTTGTCTAGTCATTTCACCTCGTAAATAATATACGGATATACAAGTAGTATAAGAAAATCACATATCAGACGGAAATCCTGTGTTTTTTTACAATGCATTTTTTATTAGGCAAATTACTAAGATAGATGGTGAATCTGAGTGCTCTTGGCCAGTTTATGTTCTCTTGAACACTTGATACGATAAATCACTTATATATCTCTATGGAGAATATCTTTGACATCCTctttacagtgtgtgtcactgaaatgtatatttttaactCGGGATATATTAGTCTGATCACTGATCATATCGTCCTACTGGTCTTGAATTCTGCCTTAATGGTCTTTATATTTAATGAAAGGCAAATTAAGAGAGATGACGGATATCCAAATAATAAATAGACCTTAGATTAGTCTCATGGTATatttaaaatctttaattttagcATTGATATTTACCCGTACTGCATCTTTCATGTCTATACGGCCTTTCTGATTGACAAATACAATGACCATACGGATGTTGTAGAATTTCAGAtgttttatctttgaaaatgttagaaaaaaataatctcaTTATTAGATATCTTTACATATACTTCATATTGCTATATCCGGAAGAGGTACAGTATATGAAAGGGCTATATAATTATGAGGTGTGTAAGGGGCGATAATAAAACAATCTATATACATAACAGAGGTATACCAGTGTGTAAATCTCACAATTGCTATTAATTATTCATTGAAAGAGGCTCACATGCCGGTAATGacaaaaagaatattatactAAAAAGAGTACTACCATATTACATTATGTCTGATATCATAGCATGTTCTTAAACTCACAACAGTTGATAGTGTAGCTTAATTGTATGAGACACATCCGTAAAATAATGGAAATCTGTCAGTCTAAACAAAAACATCGAATGTGCTTTTAAGAAAAACAGATTCACATCTTACAATGATGCATTTCCTCAACGTAACGTCGTAAAATTTGTTGATTAATCGTTCTTTCAGTGACAGACACATTTAAAATATGGCGAACCTGACACCCAAGGAGAAGCAATCAATCCAAAACCTGATTGGCGAAGGTCCGAAGTCCTTCATTAAGGTATATAGTGCCAAGGAAGACGGATGCAGTGCGGTGGAGTTCCATAAAAAGTGTGATAATATTGGGGCAACACTGACATTAATATACAACTCGGCTGGGGAAGTTTACGGTGGATATACTTCGGTCAGTTGGCAGTCTGTCCCCACTAAGCAACCTGTATACGACAACACGGCGTTCCTCTGTTTATTACGGAAAGAAGGGAAAACAGATGCGATGAAATACCAAATAAATCTGCCCCCGTCAGCTATTATGTTAGATTCCCAAAGTGGACCAACTTTTGGTAGTGGGCCTGATCTTCAGGTTTTCACTGGGAAAATCTCGCCCGATGCAGACGGCATGTTCACACTTAACTCCAGCATGACATCTATCAGCTACACTCATTTGCCGTCATCGCTTGCTGACGAAATCAAACCTGACGCCAGTGCCAGTGACGTGGTTGTTTATAGTGTTAAAGGTAAGGAAGTGTATAGGTTAAAATATTTAGAAAAGGGTATGCTACAGCTGAAAtgagttttgtttttattttcttttatatgtCATGTGAATATAAGCAAATGATCACAGACATGAAACGTGCAGTGCAGTAATTTTAACAATATAAggctatattttgttttgtttttatagataCGTGTCAGACAATAATGGCGAAACCGTGGAGATTAGAACCAAAATTTGAAAAGGAGGTGAGCATGATATGTCATTTGAGGAAGCAGATCTTAGAAATGTGTTTGAAATTTAATGTTAGCCAATTAGAGAGATTggaatataaaaaataaaaacaaagtcACCTTTTTTGCAAAGCAAAATTGTCAATAATGTTTAAGGAGTCAAtgcaatgatttaaaaaaaatccaacgATGTTTTTGAAGCAGTCTTACAGTATAGATGTTTAAAATAATCACTTAGTATAGCACCATTCATCAATGATGCTAAAGTTGGATTCTTTATTTTTGAAACTCTCTCGTTTTTATTCTTGatcatcaataaaaaaaagttaatataaaaattatagtTTTGGCAAGGCGGATAATGTTAAAAAGACAATGATATTCTGAGCTCATCTATGCGTTCATTCATGTCTTCAGCGAAACATGtcagaaaaaacattttattgaatattattGCCttgttgaaattttgaaaatgaaatattttaacggtaaatatcattatttacagtatctaaGAGACTTGGTGGACGAAGTTGAAAGCTACTGGCCTCTTAAGGATATGGGCGTACCCGAGGATGCGTTACAAAACGTCAATATTCTCTTCATCGGACCAATAGGGGCAGGCAAATCGAGTTTTCTAAACTCGGTGGAATCGGTGTTTCGTGGTCACGTGACAATGTCTGCTAGTGCCGGAAATCGTACGAAAAGTGTGACGTCAGCAGTAAGTCACTATTTGCTTGGCCtttagatatatgttttatttgcgATGTTACTTGTCTGCAATTTTAACTAAATAATTCCTTGGAATGAAAAGTCCTTTTATAATATTTCAGCACTATTGTTTGCAGTTACACAAGTATTTCAATTAGCACACTGATGGGCCGTTTCGTTAAAGTTCATATGCTTTTTATGATCAAAGACAATATACTGTTACTTTTCTCATTTCTCTACAGTACCGACAGTACCCAATCACGGCATCAGATAATCGCCATTACCTAAAGTTCCAGCTATGTGATTGTAGAGGATTGGATGATGGAAATAACATCACCAAGGATGTAGAGGCTATACTGGAGGGACATACGCCAGACAACTATACAGTGGGTATCGTTGTCTGCTTTGTGGCATGAATACAGGATCTTATATAAGATTTCGATTCATAATTAGAttttatagggaacaaccaaccaattaaaaatatagatttttgaaacatcccctaTGTATAGAATGttgagccagggataaaatgtctggcagccactgattggccagtatgttatgaagtaacaaaatagatatatgGCCTGATAGGTAACTGCCCATAAAAAATGTTGACATAAAGTTCGTAAGTCTGATccattttttcccaaaagtcaaggtcataataattaacaggtaaacatttcagatttttgcgattttttacttcaaaattcacccattttcaaaatggctaccaggTAAAAAAATGAGCTAAACGTCCCccactgtttttttttttgttgttttttttttttgcttacgTGTTATGAGACCCTTCACTTTTGTAATAAACCATAATtggccatattgaattcaagatttttaattatatactccaaaacgttaacactaaagtccATGGAAAAAACAATTGGCTGGTTGGTCCCTATAAACCcagtttttgaaataattgtttatacAACCGTGCGAGCCCTTGCATTTCCTATTAACTGAAAAAATAAGATTGTTGCATCACATAACTAAGAAAAGCTACATTTGACAGGTTTGAAAGTTAAATTGTGGTGGACAAAAATGCTCATCTTTCAAATGAACATACAAGgaaatggatgaaaataaaaaaacgaATTTATTTAAGAAAGGCAGAGTTTACATAagtgaatataaatattacaattgAACGCTTGATATATTTcgtttattgtcaatataaatgcaaACTGTGTGGCAGATAATATTTATAGCGCCCTAACGCCATCTATTTATCTGTCTGATTGTTAAATGTAAGGTAATTACAATCAAAACAATTAACATACTAGCTAATACATTAATTTCAATGTTGATGGTGGTTAACACATTCCTACTACTTTATCACTGGTAATTATTTTTGATAGGGTTTTTTGGGTAGTTTCATATAATTTTCTTACGAGTTGATTTTCTACTTTAACATGAACATATGATTTTCGGAAAATATAACGAAACGATATtatttgataatgataatataaaatcTTCACTGATGAGATATTTTAGCCTACGTGATTTTCATTACAGTTCAACATATCCAACCCACTGACGAGTACAACCCATGGCTTCAGGAAAGACCCAAAACTCAAGGATAAAATTCATTGTGTGGTATACGTTCTGGACGCAAGTAAATATTCTGCTGACTTCGAAATGTCCTTcgttactgatgacgtcaggGACCAGATTAAGGATATCCAAGACATTGTTGATCAGAAAGGTAAGGAgttaataatacatgtacatcccaTTTTGCTGTATGTAATTGGAGTTGCAGGAGCGTTggagttttttttaatatgatcaCATATTTGCCCTTATGCATCAGTTTTGGTTTTAAAtccaaagaaaaacaaaatcacgATTATTAATCAAAATGTCAATGGACTCTACTTTTCTGTTTTCGAGATATGTTATGAATGGTTTACACATTTTACACGACAAATATTagaaatcatatatatttttgtctaGGAATTCCACAACTGATCTTGCTGAACAAAGTAGACATGGCTTGTCTCCTGACAAAACAAGACACATCACACGTCTACCGCAGTGAAACAATTCTACAGAAGTGTCAGGACGCGGGCAACTGTCTAGGTCTCCCACCAATGACTGTGTTACCGATGAAGAACTACTTTATGGAACCTTCTACCACGGATGACATCAGCATCCTTGCATTATACAACATCCGGCAGATGTTACGAGCAGCCGATACCTTCCTCCGCGTCAATCACCTCGACGAACTCCGGGCAGATAGATACGAATCACAGTATAGTTAGAGATCGAAATAATACAATCAAGTTTAACGAACCTGACAGCAAATGCACTTAAAGTTAAAAACTGGTGTCAATGGAAGACTTGCAGATAAGGGGAATACACGAAGAGACATCGTCAGTTTAAACATCTATGACATATTTTGTCTCTACATAGATGTAGTATATCTAGCTATTATATGTACCTACGTATATGTTTGTAAGACATTTACCCGCTAATTGTATGTTTTTCCGTGATCGTTTCTTTATATGTAATACGAAAacatatttcttcaaatttGTTCCATATCAATTACGAAAGCAATTGTGTATTATGGTCATTAGCAATCGGAGAAGGTTTGCTGATAATTGATCAGTGTTGTTCAAATATGGGCAACTAGTTATCCAAACGTTGTGCAGAATTTATGTGCTATAGCTTAGTGAAATAAAACTGAATGGTAGGTAATGGAGAAGAAGTGTGTTACTGATAGGAGACACATTGGAACGGTACATTTCTGAACAGATCATATTTTGGAAAAAATGGCACGAAAcgttgataattttttttcttttgggaAAAGATTTGTCATTTTTCGATGTTTGAATCCATTATATTCATTATCTCTAACAGTTGGTCATTGGACCATACGTTTGTTTTAGTTAGTGTTCTAAATGTCCAGTGTTGACGAgctttgaaaaaaacattttagcTAGAAGAGGTTGGTATTGATGCGAACAAGTTAGTAAGCTTATTGGTATTTATAAGAAAATTTCAGTAAGATGGTTAGTATTCAAAAGAATTTTCCTGTAAGATGGTTGGTAttcaaaagaaaatttaattaaGATGGTTTGTATTCATAAGACAATTTTAGTAAGATGGTTGGAATTCATTAGAGATATTATGATGAACAAAAGTAAAACATTGATTAAACACTCTTTGTAAGTATCTAAGTAGTGTATAGTAACAGCTAAATAATGGTTTGTCGGTAGattattgtatttgtatatatattatatttaatcaGCAATTagtcaatttcaatttcaaacaatcttattgacaaaaatacaattgtcAAAGGGATAAGACATCAGGCAttgcctatataagtcttctccCTAAGAACAATACAGTGGTACAAAATACAGACATTCATTAACAGTACACATACTcaacacacaacaaaacaataacagtCATCTAAATTAAACTGTAAACaaatgaagggagataactccaatatGATTATCATACTTAAATGAGATTTAAATGgtgtaagaaaataaatatataattcaaatttttccTTAACATAATAACTTGAATAAATGATTCAATTTTTTAGTTGGTGACtatattttgcaaatatttagtGAAATTGTGGCCCCCTCCAAATACAGATACAGGCCAAGGACTGTCCATTTCACTCTAAGTAGGCCATCCACTGATGAGGAAGGAGACACAACTACACAAAACAGTTTGCTTTTTAAATGGAATCAGggtttatttagtattttcgTTTCAATGGgacattgtttttaaaaattcatattGGAGTTTCACTTCATGAGAGtaaaaaacaatatgtattatattattcaGTCTATTATAgaattgaaaatattgaaatattgaaataatgaatgaatataCCCATTGGAAATCTCGAAATAGAattcatgtacatttgttttgtgATTGTTTTTGATTAAATGAATCTTTTTGAGCTTGTGATAAAGTTAGAGACAGCAGATAgaatattcatattttcattaaaagtaCACAATTCACAGCCATTAGTCACTCGTCACTTCTCAAAGAATCATTTTGTATACGAACCATTAAGGAATAGAAAAcataatgggggggggggggggggggagcgccgtaggagggggaggggggtccAGGGGCCGCAAAACCCtcagcgggtccagggcagcgccctggtAGGGGGTTCCATGGGAGGGGGTGGGGCCGGAAAGCGGAAAGTGAATATTGCAAATTGGCAATCATTCGGTATCAGGTGCAGTCGATTAATTTATAGACAATGCATGCGACGTAGGCACGAGccggtttttgttttcatgttaaGGCTATTAAAAAAATGTCCTCCTCCGAAAAAAGGGCCAAGGACACACAAACAACCCTGGATCCGCTGTTGTAGTTCTAGATTTTAAAAGCTTGTGGTTTAATTCCTGTAAATCAAATTGTTTTATGTCGCAAGTCCTAGCATTGACTGGTCTAAATAAAGGCAATGTTCTTAAAATTCCTTTATCGAGGTTGAAGTCTCTCCAACATAATATGCCAATCCACTTGTACATACTCTATCGGCACCACAGAACCAAACTTTATCGCAATATTTATCAAGGTGACTTCTAATGAATATTCGACATCAATTTATGTAATAAATTATTCTGCAGTCGTGGAAACATCCTATACTTTACCGAAAAAAGtaaccagttatacgatatatcGATTCAAAAAAAATCTACGATGAATATTGcttgtaaaatgtatattatatacgtTCATTTTTGTAATACTTGAATAATGATCCTTTTGAAGCTGTTAGCATCGTCATTTCgttatttgattttgatttcattttcttttgtacgcgttgtattttttaaataaagatttGCTTTAAAATCGTGCGTTTGCATCATATTTCAACTTTTCGTAAATCATTTAGTGTTAAATGGGGATATATCTAGAACATAGTTTTAAAGAAACATAATTACTCTATCctatgtaaataaaaatcagTCATAGTCAACATACTTTGGAGCATCACCGGTTCGGTTATGAAAATTaataataagaaaaacaaaCCTGTATGCAGCCATGCTTCTAAAATAATGCTATAACGGTGAACAATCCATTATATAgctatctacatgtgtataatcgGTTTTAAGAAAAGTGtatcatgtacatattttatgcccgtgacctttaatgaagttAAGGttatccatttgaacaaacttggtagccctttgtcCTAGCATCCTACAGACTTAATATTGGGTCCGTGGccctgttggtaattgagaagttgttaatatatttttcataggtgacccctgtgaccttgaatgaaggctacggtcatccatttgaacaaacttggcaaCCCTTTATCCCATCATGCTACAGGCCCTACATTAGGTATCTGGtcctgttggtaattgagaagaagttggaaatgttaattgtttacgacgcacgacggacgatgCTGGCTAATCGCGATCGTAatataggtcaactgagacttcgtctcatGTGACCTAAACCAAAATagtgtgtcatcactgtgtTCATTAACTCATTCTCCATAATTTTAAGATGTTATATAGTTAAAActgttaaatatatgtaatgatgATAAGCGAAAATAAATTCTCCAACTTTGCCCCAGGGAAATAATTACCATAATTCAAGCAAACCGAAGTGCAAACTTTTAATATTTCTTGCCTACCAATGccacttaatgaaaatgttgatACATCTGCTAAAGGTGAAAATGacttatagaaaaaaaaattccatcgTTGTAATACTCCTGTCAAAGGTGTGCTGCTCCATCCATACACCATTATTTCTTATCTTCAGTTATGTGCTGTATACCATAGACAGCATATTGGTCGTATGAACACATTACTTTATTTAGGATAAAACACAACTAAGATGcctttaaaatgtttattgaaaaaataccTCCATGTGACCATATTGCAGTATATTACTTCATCGGCATTGTATTtagtcaaaatcaaaataatgaaatcagGCCAAAAATCTAGAAACGAGTCTGTCAGTATTAACTTAACACGTGAGTTCAAGCATAATCCTGAATGTTTCATTAACACTAAtggatacatttaaatattgatattccgaatgtatacaatgaaataaatcaCAAATACGAAGAAATATGTTTAACTTAAAAGTGAATATATATAACTCtttgttttaaaactatttCTTTGATTCGGGAATTAGATTTAGAGAGTCGACaacaaatagaaatatataatacCTCTTTAGCCATTTATGACTCATGTCTCACAATTACCAGACTCTGCCAATTGTGTAAGAAGTTTAAACAAGTACATACAAGTGATATGCACAAAAGAAAATACTATATTTACTGCATTTTAACATATCATCTCTTTATTGCTAAAACAGGTAATGACACGGTTTTCACAAAAAGAGACAAGTTATTACGATACCTGAACAAAACATAATGAAACAATAAATTGAATCTAAAGTTTAAATGAAAGTATTAATCATCAAAGGCACTATGTAAACAATTTATCAAGGTCAAAGTTAAAAAAGCTAAATCATACGTATTGTCCGCGGGCTACACCATtgaaatcacaaaaaaaaaaaaattaaaacaaaaaaaaatcgtctTCTGTTGGCTACCTGATGAAGTGGGCTATCTCACAACATGTtccaaaatgataaataataatgataaaatagcgtggatatacaatatttgtaaatttcaactACAAATACGTATTGATTTTATCATCAATATTCAAACTTCTCTCTCACATCTTAAACCTAAACAAATCGACTAGCACACAACAGAAATTTACATTATTCCAAACAATCATATAAAAACGATTCACTTTCGAAAAGCAGAAACTTATCACCCTCTGATCTGTATATTCTGCAGCATGGCTAATAAAAACTAACTTAAACTCTACATCAGAATTATACCCTTTTCGTTTTAAGAAAAAACATCTCCTCCGCTTAAATGTCTAATATGTCGGCAAAGATGTCATATGTTACCCACAGATAACTCATTGTATCTCCTGGGGAATGTTGGGTGTTGTACATGGGGAGGACTTCACGTAACACCCACATACATGTGTTTTTGTATCTCCTGGGAGTACAGGGTGTACTACTTTGGGAACACGTCACGTTATACCCACATATTTCCTTTTTATCTCTTTGGAAGTGCTGGATGTGGTACGTTGGGAAGACTTCGTGTGCTACGTACGTTTAACCTATTGCATCTCCTGGTGGGAAGTACTTGGTGTAATACTTAGGGAACACTTCATGTTATATCCACAGATAATTTATTGTATATCCTAGAGAGTGCTGAGCATGGTACTTTGGGGCGACTTCCTGTGCCGCCTATAGTTGACCTATTGTATCTTCACGTGATAcctacagataatgtattgaATTTATAATGAGTACTAGGCGTGGTACATAGGGAAGACTTCATATGCTACCTACAGATAACTCATTGTATCTACCTTGAGGTATTAGGGTTTCACCTGGGGTTATCGCAGGTACCGACAATACTTTTACATCAGAGATATGCATGGTACATTTACCTCTTCGTGGACATGCAAGTTAAGAATAGATCTACAGGTCCACTGAATGGTTCTACATTGATGTGCATTTGGCAGCAGATGACCCACAGACGATATACAGGAGCGGAATACAGCCTTAAATTCATTAACAAGATAATTTGGGATAATCTAAAGGAGCGggcaacacaaaataaattACGGTATTAACATTATTGAGGCGGCCGTTAAATTGTTGATAATATCCGTTTAAAACGTAGTATCTACCGTATGATGAAAACATAATAATCATAATCGGCTAGAAATTTGTTTGATTATTAACAATATTAAATCATTCGgacataaaaaaaacccttatttctaccacaataccctatgttattcaactctcagaccatcagttaatcattacagctgttgattaacaatctgtttataccacacgtggtataatggtataaactctgtacgcattttgattggctaacacggtgaaatttgacccaagctgcaattgttattgacgtcatcaataatctaatgacgtcacatcaccgggtcccggacgtcacctgtacactttatttgcatacgcgaaattacACTTGGctacgtttccctttgattcaagccgatattattgtggtagaaacaggtcacatgactcgaaattgttggatatggaatttatttcacactcgtaagttattttttaaaagttgcaaaaaacactcgctaaagctcgtgtcttttgtaactttaaaaaaataactttctcGTGTGAAATAagttccatatccaacaaccactcgttgtgtaacctctatatttACATAGATTGTGATAGTTGTTGTTACCCTAGTTCATATATATCCATATATCATTCATATATATCACTTACACTAAGCTAGGGGTGATTGTCAGCTGAAACATGCAGAGGAGGCTTCTTGAAAGATTATTATAATCCACTGCAAGCATTTGAGGTTAAATAATTCTGatctatatattattgtttgaGGTATGTATAACCAATATTCTCAAAGTAATACAATATTGCACAATAACAACAGGGCTGCCACTATAAATGTATGGATGAAACCTTTTAGAATCTACTCAGGGCTTTTACCATTTTGTCGATAGCTGTATTGTTAAGGTCACACTCGTACAGTCCACTATCGCTGCTGAACGCCATATCAATGATCCCACCAAGTTGTCGTAACTCACTTCCGGTCACGCGAAGACTTGTGGGAGTCAGTTGTGACAAGTTTTCCTTGTTAGTGTGATGAAGAACAAGCACGTATACGTCTCGGT
This DNA window, taken from Pecten maximus chromosome 3, xPecMax1.1, whole genome shotgun sequence, encodes the following:
- the LOC117323586 gene encoding interferon-induced protein 44-like, with product MANLTPKEKQSIQNLIGEGPKSFIKVYSAKEDGCSAVEFHKKCDNIGATLTLIYNSAGEVYGGYTSVSWQSVPTKQPVYDNTAFLCLLRKEGKTDAMKYQINLPPSAIMLDSQSGPTFGSGPDLQVFTGKISPDADGMFTLNSSMTSISYTHLPSSLADEIKPDASASDVVVYSVKDTCQTIMAKPWRLEPKFEKEYLRDLVDEVESYWPLKDMGVPEDALQNVNILFIGPIGAGKSSFLNSVESVFRGHVTMSASAGNRTKSVTSAYRQYPITASDNRHYLKFQLCDCRGLDDGNNITKDVEAILEGHTPDNYTFNISNPLTSTTHGFRKDPKLKDKIHCVVYVLDASKYSADFEMSFVTDDVRDQIKDIQDIVDQKGIPQLILLNKVDMACLLTKQDTSHVYRSETILQKCQDAGNCLGLPPMTVLPMKNYFMEPSTTDDISILALYNIRQMLRAADTFLRVNHLDELRADRYESQYS